A region of Catenibacterium mitsuokai DNA encodes the following proteins:
- a CDS encoding galactokinase, producing MKKASKIITGFNKGEYKALIKDLYTEDARLTKQKNRYVTALKKFIELYGDEEVEIYSAPGRSEICGMHTDHQHGKMLACAVNRDIIAVVTPTDDNVVRLVSEGFPDIRPITISKTGLRLAFDEQGTTESLIKGIVSQFQKLGYEVGGFKAYITSEVPLYSGMSSSAAIEVLLATILNGLYNSGSISSLIIAQIAQYAENIYFGKPCGLMDQAACAIGGLIKIDFKDPKKPLIKKQTIKFEQFNHSLCIVDTKDVPANLTKEYRAIIEEMRSVAKYFGKEFLREVDENEFYDHIIPMRKVCSDRAILRAMHFYSEEKRVNKELKALRDGNFTEFKIQIRRSGNSSFEYLQNVYSSKDPSHQNISLAICMSEKILKDKGVVRVHGPGFEGTIQVFVENDYARKYKNEIEKYMGKHCCYVTHIRQQGAMKVI from the coding sequence GTGAAAAAAGCAAGTAAGATTATTACAGGATTTAACAAAGGGGAATACAAAGCACTCATCAAGGATCTTTATACAGAAGATGCCAGACTTACAAAGCAGAAGAATCGTTATGTCACTGCTTTAAAAAAATTCATTGAATTATATGGTGATGAAGAAGTAGAAATCTATAGTGCACCAGGACGTAGTGAAATCTGTGGTATGCATACAGATCATCAGCATGGTAAGATGCTTGCATGTGCTGTTAACCGTGATATTATTGCGGTTGTTACACCTACAGATGACAACGTTGTAAGACTTGTGTCTGAAGGATTCCCAGATATTCGTCCTATTACAATTAGTAAAACAGGATTAAGGTTAGCCTTTGATGAACAGGGTACAACTGAATCTTTAATTAAAGGCATTGTGTCTCAGTTCCAGAAACTAGGTTATGAAGTAGGCGGTTTTAAAGCTTATATTACAAGTGAAGTACCACTTTATTCAGGTATGTCATCAAGTGCTGCAATAGAAGTTCTTCTTGCCACTATTCTTAATGGTTTATACAATAGTGGTTCAATTAGCTCATTAATTATTGCACAGATTGCACAGTATGCTGAAAATATCTATTTTGGTAAGCCATGTGGATTAATGGACCAGGCAGCTTGTGCGATTGGTGGCTTAATTAAGATTGATTTCAAGGATCCTAAGAAACCACTTATTAAGAAACAGACAATCAAGTTTGAACAGTTCAATCATTCTTTATGTATTGTAGATACTAAAGATGTACCAGCTAACTTAACGAAAGAATATCGTGCTATCATTGAAGAAATGAGATCAGTAGCCAAATATTTTGGTAAAGAATTCTTAAGAGAAGTAGATGAAAATGAATTCTATGATCATATCATTCCAATGCGTAAAGTATGTTCAGATAGAGCCATTTTACGTGCTATGCATTTCTATAGTGAAGAAAAGCGTGTAAATAAGGAATTAAAGGCATTAAGAGATGGTAACTTTACTGAATTCAAGATTCAAATCAGACGTTCAGGTAATAGTTCATTTGAATATTTACAGAATGTTTATTCTTCAAAAGATCCTTCTCATCAGAATATTTCTCTCGCAATTTGTATGAGTGAAAAGATTCTTAAAGATAAGGGTGTAGTAAGAGTACATGGTCCTGGTTTTGAAGGTACTATCCAGGTATTTGTTGAAAATGATTATGCAAGAAAGTATAAGAATGAAATAGAAAAGTATATGGGTAAACATTGTTGCTATGTGACTCATATCAGACAGCAGGGCGCTATGAAAGTCATCTAA